A section of the Chryseobacterium ginsenosidimutans genome encodes:
- a CDS encoding BlaI/MecI/CopY family transcriptional regulator — protein MKIQTLTKAEEQVMQYLWKLEKGFLKDVLDLFPEPKPHTNTVSTILKVLKEKEFVDYSVYGRQHEYFPLISQEQYSGKTMKSLVKNYFKGSYKSAVSFLVEKNEMTVEDLEMLLDELKKKN, from the coding sequence ATGAAAATTCAGACTTTGACAAAAGCAGAAGAGCAGGTGATGCAGTATTTATGGAAACTGGAAAAAGGATTTCTAAAAGATGTCCTAGATCTTTTCCCTGAACCAAAACCTCATACAAACACAGTTTCTACTATTTTGAAAGTGCTGAAGGAAAAAGAATTCGTAGACTACAGTGTGTACGGAAGACAGCATGAATATTTTCCATTGATCTCTCAGGAGCAGTATTCAGGAAAAACGATGAAAAGTCTTGTAAAGAACTATTTTAAAGGCTCATACAAAAGTGCCGTTTCATTTTTGGTAGAAAAAAACGAAATGACAGTAGAAGACCTTGAAATGCTATTAGACGAACTTAAAAAGAAAAATTAA
- a CDS encoding tetratricopeptide repeat protein: MKMTKINIKNLFLGLILVGGAGFANAQTTQTDSATTTVTTAQSSNPTIDGLKKQIETNPKDTEALAKLATAYQEASDWTNAVDTWKKVSVLLPDWAPSYYSQAYAYQSAKDDTNAKIAYEKYVATVKPEEVEQNKKNLAYAYFYLAFSEQQSDRAKAKEHIAKSLQYDPSNQDAIKLSKALNS, encoded by the coding sequence ATGAAAATGACAAAAATTAATATCAAAAACCTGTTTTTAGGTTTGATACTTGTAGGAGGTGCAGGTTTTGCAAATGCACAAACGACTCAAACAGACAGTGCAACTACCACCGTTACTACAGCTCAATCGAGTAATCCGACCATTGATGGTCTTAAAAAACAAATTGAAACCAATCCAAAGGATACTGAAGCATTAGCAAAACTGGCTACAGCCTATCAGGAAGCTTCAGACTGGACTAATGCAGTTGATACCTGGAAAAAAGTATCTGTTTTATTGCCGGATTGGGCTCCATCATATTACAGTCAGGCCTATGCTTATCAATCTGCTAAAGATGATACCAATGCCAAAATTGCCTATGAAAAGTATGTTGCCACTGTAAAACCTGAAGAAGTAGAGCAAAATAAGAAAAATCTGGCCTATGCCTATTTTTATCTTGCCTTTTCAGAACAGCAAAGCGATCGGGCTAAAGCAAAGGAACACATTGCTAAATCATTGCAATATGATCCTAGCAATCAAGACGCTATCAAGTTAAGTAAAGCTTTAAATTCATAG
- a CDS encoding L-threonylcarbamoyladenylate synthase: protein MAKILKIYPDNPQENLINEVIKSLNNGGLIIYPSDTIYALGCNIFDVKAMEKLAQIKKIKLEKAQFSIICNDLSHLSDFTRPIDTSVFRFLKSHLPGPFTFILDANKSLPLAYKGHKTIGIRVPDHPIPQLIVEKLGHPIASTSIKDDDEVLEYSTDPELIAEKYDHLVDIVIDSGYGDNIASTIVDLTSGEPEVIRQGKGTI, encoded by the coding sequence ATGGCAAAAATATTAAAAATATACCCTGATAATCCTCAGGAAAATCTTATCAATGAGGTTATTAAATCTTTAAATAATGGTGGATTAATTATTTATCCTTCAGATACGATCTATGCTCTTGGATGCAATATTTTTGATGTAAAAGCTATGGAAAAACTGGCGCAGATTAAAAAAATCAAGCTGGAAAAGGCTCAATTCTCCATAATTTGTAATGATCTCAGTCATCTTTCAGACTTTACAAGACCTATTGATACTTCTGTTTTCAGATTTTTGAAAAGTCATCTTCCGGGGCCTTTTACATTTATTCTTGATGCCAATAAAAGTCTGCCATTAGCTTATAAAGGTCACAAAACAATTGGTATCCGTGTTCCTGACCATCCGATTCCTCAATTGATCGTTGAAAAATTGGGACATCCGATTGCATCAACTTCCATTAAAGATGATGATGAAGTGTTGGAATATTCTACAGATCCTGAACTGATTGCAGAAAAATATGACCATTTGGTAGACATTGTTATAGATTCCGGTTATGGAGACAATATTGCTTCTACGATTGTTGATCTTACCTCTGGCGAACCTGAAGTTATCAGACAAGGAAAAGGTACTATTTAA
- the pepE gene encoding dipeptidase PepE, translated as MNIILASTSTLFGGEYLEYLREELIKLYEGIDEIIFIPFARPGGISHEDYTTKARSFFETINIKVKGLHEFEDKIEALNNAKGFFTGGGNTFLLVKTLHEEDLMQILKSNIENGKPYLGCSAGSNIGGQNMKTTNDMPIVYPASFDCMGLVPFNLNPHYLDPNPDLKHNGETRETRIKEFLTQNDLKVVGLREGNWIRRIGSKITVEGSEQTRIFEKDKEPYEIEAGSEL; from the coding sequence ATGAATATAATATTAGCATCAACTTCCACACTTTTTGGCGGAGAATATCTTGAGTATCTAAGAGAAGAATTAATTAAATTATATGAAGGAATTGATGAAATAATTTTCATTCCTTTTGCAAGACCAGGCGGAATTTCTCATGAAGATTATACTACAAAAGCACGTTCTTTTTTCGAAACAATTAACATCAAAGTAAAAGGGCTTCATGAATTTGAAGATAAAATTGAAGCTCTGAACAATGCAAAAGGTTTTTTTACAGGTGGCGGAAATACTTTTTTACTGGTTAAAACCTTGCATGAAGAAGATCTAATGCAGATTTTAAAATCAAATATAGAAAACGGAAAACCATATTTAGGTTGCAGTGCAGGAAGCAATATTGGTGGACAAAATATGAAAACCACGAACGATATGCCGATTGTTTATCCAGCGAGTTTTGATTGTATGGGATTGGTTCCATTCAACTTAAATCCTCATTATTTGGATCCCAATCCGGATTTGAAGCACAACGGAGAAACTAGGGAAACAAGAATTAAAGAATTTTTAACCCAAAATGATTTAAAAGTTGTCGGACTTCGTGAAGGAAACTGGATCAGAAGAATTGGGAGTAAAATTACGGTTGAAGGAAGTGAGCAAACAAGAATTTTTGAAAAAGATAAAGAACCTTATGAGATTGAAGCCGGCTCGGAGTTGTAA
- a CDS encoding hypervirulence associated TUDOR domain-containing protein: protein MNILRKGDLVKWRFSNGETQGIIIKIHTKDFIFMNRQRRASEEAPQYEVMSEKTGKKAVHKSAALKKI from the coding sequence ATGAATATATTAAGAAAAGGTGATCTGGTAAAATGGAGATTCAGCAACGGTGAAACGCAGGGAATTATTATAAAAATCCATACCAAAGACTTTATTTTCATGAACAGGCAGCGTCGTGCTTCAGAAGAGGCTCCACAATATGAAGTGATGAGCGAAAAAACGGGTAAGAAGGCAGTTCATAAATCAGCAGCACTCAAAAAGATATAA
- the yaaA gene encoding peroxide stress protein YaaA gives MKIVTSPAKLMNVENSTELLKSTTPKFIEQAEFIQSYLKHKSPKYLSELMEISPKLADENWERNQKWKAKPTAKESAPAMFAFTGEVYRGLDAKTLDKKAVDYLQKNYRILSGLYGLLKPSDKVMLYRLEMGRPFEFDEYKNLYEFWREKVTEQINSEMKKNEILLNLGSNEYFKVIDRKKLNHKVIDFDFYELREGKPKTIVVYTKHARGLVVRFCAETNAQTLNDVKAFNYEGYRIDEEKSTDIKLVFTR, from the coding sequence ATGAAAATAGTAACATCTCCTGCCAAATTAATGAACGTGGAAAACTCAACAGAGCTGTTGAAATCTACCACTCCGAAATTCATTGAACAGGCAGAATTTATACAATCTTATTTAAAACACAAATCGCCTAAATACCTTTCCGAATTAATGGAAATTTCGCCAAAACTGGCAGATGAAAACTGGGAAAGAAATCAGAAATGGAAAGCAAAACCAACAGCAAAAGAGTCCGCTCCTGCAATGTTTGCTTTTACAGGAGAAGTTTACAGAGGATTGGATGCCAAAACGTTAGATAAAAAAGCTGTTGATTATTTACAAAAAAATTACAGAATCCTTTCAGGTCTGTACGGTTTGCTGAAACCTTCTGACAAAGTAATGCTTTACAGACTGGAAATGGGAAGACCTTTCGAATTTGATGAATATAAGAATCTTTACGAATTCTGGAGAGAGAAGGTAACGGAACAGATAAATTCTGAGATGAAAAAAAATGAAATTCTCTTAAATCTCGGAAGCAATGAATATTTTAAAGTAATCGATCGCAAAAAATTAAATCATAAAGTAATAGATTTTGATTTTTATGAATTAAGAGAAGGCAAACCTAAAACTATCGTAGTTTATACCAAGCACGCAAGAGGTTTGGTGGTAAGATTCTGTGCAGAAACTAATGCTCAGACGCTGAATGATGTAAAGGCTTTTAACTATGAAGGTTACAGAATCGATGAGGAAAAATCAACAGATATAAAACTGGTTTTTACAAGATAA
- a CDS encoding YdeI/OmpD-associated family protein translates to MQNNHFTARLEIIGINPFVFIPEEILNQIFEKSGKNKSPIPVKGTVNGKEFRQNLMKYLGEWRLYINLKMLQNSPKRIGETIEVFVEFDDAERTVSIHPKLDQAIKEDPIIQTNFENLIPSRKLELIKYINNLKTEESINKNIEKIIRHLKGETDFFGKRIN, encoded by the coding sequence ATGCAAAATAATCACTTCACAGCAAGATTAGAGATCATCGGCATCAATCCTTTTGTTTTCATTCCTGAAGAAATTTTAAATCAAATTTTTGAAAAATCGGGGAAGAATAAGAGTCCGATTCCGGTGAAAGGAACCGTGAATGGTAAGGAATTCAGACAGAATTTAATGAAATATTTAGGCGAATGGCGACTGTATATCAATTTGAAAATGCTTCAAAATTCCCCGAAAAGAATTGGTGAAACAATCGAGGTCTTTGTTGAGTTTGATGATGCTGAGAGAACGGTTTCCATCCATCCGAAACTGGATCAAGCCATTAAAGAAGATCCAATTATTCAAACCAATTTTGAAAATTTAATTCCTTCAAGAAAATTAGAATTAATAAAATATATTAACAATCTTAAAACAGAAGAAAGTATTAATAAAAATATTGAAAAAATAATCAGACATCTTAAAGGTGAAACCGATTTTTTTGGCAAAAGAATTAATTAA
- the fsa gene encoding fructose-6-phosphate aldolase codes for MKFFIDTANLEQIKEAKDLGILDGVTTNPSLMAKEGIQGAEAIKNHYKAICEIVDGDISAEVLSTTYEEMIKEGDELAAIHPNIVVKIPMIKDGIKALKYFSDKGIKTNCTLIFSAGQALLAAKAGATYVSPFLGRLDDISTDGLGLIQEIRLIFDNYMYETEILAASIRHQMHIIDCAKIGADVITSPLPPILSLLRHPLTDSGLAQFIADSQKLA; via the coding sequence ATGAAATTTTTTATTGACACTGCTAATCTAGAGCAAATTAAAGAAGCTAAAGACCTTGGAATCCTTGATGGAGTGACTACAAACCCTTCATTGATGGCAAAAGAAGGTATTCAGGGAGCTGAAGCGATCAAAAATCATTATAAAGCAATCTGCGAAATCGTAGATGGAGATATTTCTGCAGAAGTTCTTTCTACAACTTACGAAGAAATGATCAAAGAAGGTGATGAGTTGGCAGCAATTCACCCGAATATTGTGGTAAAGATCCCAATGATTAAAGACGGTATCAAAGCGTTAAAATATTTTTCTGACAAAGGAATCAAGACGAACTGTACATTGATTTTCTCTGCAGGGCAAGCTCTTTTGGCTGCAAAAGCCGGTGCAACTTATGTTTCTCCGTTCTTAGGAAGACTTGATGATATTTCAACTGACGGATTAGGTTTGATCCAGGAAATCAGATTGATTTTCGATAACTATATGTATGAAACTGAAATTCTAGCAGCTTCTATCCGTCACCAAATGCACATCATCGACTGTGCAAAAATCGGTGCTGATGTGATCACCTCTCCACTTCCTCCGATCTTGAGTTTGCTAAGACACCCATTAACAGACAGCGGATTGGCTCAGTTTATTGCAGATTCTCAGAAATTAGCATAA
- a CDS encoding M56 family metallopeptidase, whose translation METVLLYFGKVILCSGVMFLYYQLSLKDKTFHHYNRFYLLSAMLISLLLPLIKVEDFTIEVNGDIYKLIDKVQNFNTNKNLTNDHIYFRIIFSALGLASFYFLGRFIYGIFRIQQLKSQFHKESFDGINFYHTNLTEAPFSYFKNLFWKNSIMLNSEVGKQILKHEMVHIEQKHSFDKIFIEIITSIFWFNPFFHIIKKEISLIHEYLADKKAVKQSDTKAFAQMLLASHFSGNQLPATSPFLSSNLKKRLKMLQKPNTKFGYARRIFALPVIFSVAFAYLVNAKNTEIKATNIEIEKAVSQIKKDDPITVKKDTITPDSSKNNVIITPKVYKRAEDDKKIADLSKRIQEKSENLKNLKPESQDYNKNLEEIGKLSGEIGKIASSQDFLKSAMVIKMDGKDVNINDYFKSNEWKEKVKEIEDLNVEIPDIPEINIDFPDAPPSPSSPNTPNTPNTPNTPKVKVYTFKKMKDMKWSPEMEKTFRISELRAKNDEATAKKRAKLDKERARLDGKRAKLEGERAKLEAERRALDGDRRVYIYGNNAKPMKFDNVRVMAMNNSSKIIAGTGMKKYSGDMNNMKFYIDGKEVTKKELEGLEPNKIRNMNVNKRSTDGDSSGEIRIETKK comes from the coding sequence ATGGAAACTGTGCTTCTATACTTCGGAAAAGTTATTTTATGTTCTGGTGTAATGTTTTTGTATTATCAGTTGTCTTTAAAAGACAAGACATTTCATCACTACAACAGATTTTATCTTTTGTCGGCGATGCTGATATCATTATTGCTTCCTTTAATAAAAGTTGAAGACTTTACAATTGAAGTAAACGGTGACATATATAAGCTAATAGATAAGGTACAGAATTTTAACACAAATAAAAACTTAACCAATGACCACATTTATTTTAGAATTATTTTTTCAGCTTTGGGATTGGCTTCTTTCTATTTTTTAGGAAGATTTATCTACGGGATTTTCAGAATCCAACAGCTTAAAAGTCAATTTCATAAAGAAAGTTTCGATGGTATCAATTTTTACCATACGAACCTTACGGAAGCACCTTTTTCTTACTTTAAAAACCTTTTCTGGAAGAATTCCATTATGTTGAATTCTGAAGTCGGAAAGCAGATTTTAAAGCACGAAATGGTACACATAGAACAGAAACATTCATTCGATAAAATTTTTATTGAGATCATTACGTCTATTTTCTGGTTCAATCCTTTTTTTCATATCATTAAAAAAGAAATTAGTTTAATTCACGAATACTTGGCTGATAAAAAAGCCGTAAAACAATCGGACACAAAAGCATTTGCGCAGATGCTTTTAGCAAGCCACTTTTCCGGAAACCAGTTGCCTGCGACAAGTCCGTTCTTAAGTTCAAACCTTAAAAAACGATTAAAAATGTTACAAAAACCTAACACCAAATTCGGGTATGCGCGTAGAATTTTTGCATTACCTGTGATATTTTCAGTAGCTTTTGCTTACCTGGTAAATGCTAAGAATACAGAAATTAAAGCAACCAATATAGAAATTGAGAAAGCAGTTTCTCAAATAAAAAAAGATGATCCTATCACTGTTAAAAAAGATACGATCACTCCGGACTCATCCAAAAATAATGTCATCATTACACCAAAAGTTTACAAAAGAGCAGAAGATGACAAGAAAATTGCTGATCTGAGTAAAAGAATTCAGGAAAAAAGTGAAAACTTAAAAAATCTTAAACCTGAAAGCCAGGATTACAATAAAAATCTAGAAGAAATTGGAAAATTATCAGGAGAAATAGGAAAAATTGCAAGCTCACAGGATTTCCTGAAATCTGCAATGGTGATCAAAATGGATGGAAAAGACGTTAATATCAATGATTATTTCAAATCCAATGAATGGAAAGAAAAAGTAAAGGAAATTGAAGATTTAAATGTGGAAATTCCTGATATTCCCGAAATAAATATTGATTTCCCGGATGCTCCACCGTCGCCAAGTTCTCCAAATACACCAAATACACCAAACACACCAAACACACCTAAAGTAAAAGTGTATACTTTCAAAAAAATGAAGGATATGAAATGGTCGCCGGAAATGGAAAAAACTTTCAGAATTTCAGAATTAAGAGCGAAAAATGATGAAGCAACAGCTAAAAAAAGAGCCAAACTTGACAAAGAACGGGCAAGATTAGATGGAAAAAGAGCTAAGCTTGAAGGAGAAAGAGCGAAACTGGAAGCAGAAAGAAGAGCTTTAGATGGCGACAGAAGAGTTTATATCTACGGTAATAATGCTAAACCGATGAAATTCGACAATGTAAGAGTAATGGCAATGAATAACAGTTCTAAAATCATTGCAGGTACAGGTATGAAAAAATATAGCGGCGATATGAATAATATGAAATTTTATATTGACGGAAAAGAAGTGACAAAAAAAGAACTGGAGGGTTTGGAACCAAATAAAATCAGGAATATGAATGTCAATAAAAGATCAACAGACGGCGACAGTTCAGGAGAAATCAGGATTGAGACAAAAAAATAA
- a CDS encoding sugar O-acetyltransferase, translated as MTEKEKCENGLLYNANYDQELINERISVKDLCLEYNQLKNSDAEGRNTLIKKILGKTKENICIEPNFWCDYGYNIEVGENFYANHNLVILDCAKVTFGDHVFIGPNCSFYTANHPIDVKQRNEGLESAHPIKVGYNVWFGGNVVVLPGISIGNNSVIGAGSVVTKDIPDNVVAVGNPCKVVKNIMNENKY; from the coding sequence ATGACAGAAAAGGAAAAATGTGAGAACGGACTATTGTACAATGCTAATTATGATCAGGAACTGATTAATGAGCGCATTTCCGTTAAAGATCTTTGCTTAGAATATAATCAACTGAAAAATTCTGATGCTGAAGGAAGAAATACTTTAATTAAAAAGATTTTGGGGAAAACGAAAGAAAATATTTGTATAGAACCGAATTTCTGGTGCGATTACGGCTACAATATTGAAGTTGGTGAAAATTTTTATGCCAATCATAATCTTGTTATCTTGGATTGTGCAAAAGTTACTTTCGGAGACCATGTTTTTATTGGGCCGAATTGCAGTTTTTATACTGCGAATCATCCGATTGATGTTAAGCAGAGAAACGAAGGCCTGGAATCTGCACATCCGATCAAAGTAGGATATAATGTCTGGTTTGGTGGAAATGTGGTTGTTCTTCCGGGAATTTCTATCGGAAATAATTCGGTAATCGGGGCAGGAAGCGTTGTAACAAAAGATATTCCCGATAATGTAGTGGCAGTAGGAAATCCTTGTAAAGTAGTGAAGAATATTATGAATGAAAATAAATATTAA
- the dacB gene encoding D-alanyl-D-alanine carboxypeptidase/D-alanyl-D-alanine endopeptidase: MKKAFAVLTLSTQIIFAQNITQKLDAATKDLMDSSGAISSGLSFYVSDENGNLIYDYQGNKGLSTASTQKIFTAAAALETLGKNYTFKTTSSYSGTISEGNLNGNIFISSTGDPTLGSWRYDAYKPENFKQKLLDAIKKTGIKKISGDLVIDDSYFDHQTIPGGWPWDDLGNYYGAGVWGINWRENQFDININGTEFKSFSYPLEGVNWLNDLKAGGSSDQSLIFTAPHSNVALINGTLPQKTVTVSGSTPNPPLQLGVEVKQWLKESGIEFSGKIVTNSQLEIEGKKPLEVPKNNIILTYESPTLDKIVYWFLRKSINFYGETLIKTLGKEKKGNPSFKSGVAFLKEFWKSKGINSNMINFADGSGLSPQNYVAAKAEVQALLYARKQPWFDTYYDGFPIQDNGMKMKSGTMKDTKSFAGFHSSKDGKKYVFSIIINNYQGSGSTELQKILNVLK, encoded by the coding sequence ATGAAAAAAGCATTTGCTGTTCTTACTTTATCAACACAGATAATTTTTGCTCAGAATATAACTCAAAAACTGGATGCTGCCACTAAAGATCTTATGGATTCTTCGGGAGCAATTTCGTCTGGTTTATCATTTTATGTTTCTGATGAAAACGGAAATCTTATTTATGATTATCAGGGAAATAAAGGTCTGTCGACGGCTTCTACGCAGAAAATATTCACCGCAGCAGCGGCTTTGGAAACGTTAGGGAAAAATTATACTTTTAAAACTACTTCAAGCTATTCAGGAACAATCTCAGAAGGAAATCTTAATGGCAATATTTTTATTAGTTCAACAGGAGATCCTACATTGGGAAGCTGGAGATATGACGCATATAAACCTGAAAATTTTAAACAAAAACTACTTGATGCCATAAAAAAAACAGGAATTAAAAAAATTTCGGGAGATCTTGTGATCGACGATTCTTATTTCGACCATCAGACAATTCCGGGCGGCTGGCCGTGGGATGATTTGGGAAATTATTATGGAGCAGGAGTTTGGGGAATCAACTGGCGCGAAAATCAGTTTGATATCAATATTAACGGAACAGAATTTAAAAGTTTTTCTTATCCTTTGGAAGGTGTAAATTGGTTGAATGATTTAAAAGCCGGAGGAAGCTCCGACCAAAGCCTTATTTTCACTGCGCCACATTCAAATGTTGCTTTGATTAACGGAACTTTACCGCAGAAAACGGTGACAGTTTCAGGATCTACACCAAATCCACCTTTACAGCTTGGTGTGGAAGTAAAACAATGGCTGAAAGAATCAGGAATTGAATTTTCGGGAAAAATAGTAACAAATTCCCAGCTTGAAATCGAAGGAAAGAAACCTCTCGAAGTTCCGAAAAATAACATAATTCTTACTTACGAATCTCCAACTTTGGATAAAATCGTCTATTGGTTTTTAAGAAAAAGTATCAATTTTTATGGGGAGACCTTAATTAAAACATTGGGGAAAGAAAAAAAAGGAAATCCTAGTTTTAAAAGTGGAGTGGCATTTCTGAAAGAATTCTGGAAATCAAAAGGTATTAATTCGAATATGATCAATTTTGCTGATGGAAGTGGACTTTCACCGCAAAATTATGTCGCTGCAAAAGCAGAAGTTCAGGCTCTATTGTATGCCAGAAAGCAACCTTGGTTCGATACTTATTATGATGGGTTTCCGATACAGGACAATGGGATGAAAATGAAAAGCGGAACAATGAAAGACACCAAATCTTTTGCAGGTTTTCACAGTTCGAAAGACGGAAAAAAATATGTATTTTCAATCATTATTAACAATTATCAGGGAAGCGGAAGTACAGAGCTACAGAAAATTCTGAATGTTTTAAAATAA
- a CDS encoding carboxymuconolactone decarboxylase family protein — MEPRINLFEKGKKAITPIFGIHQYLKHSSIDRQLMEIINFRISQINQCAYCLDMHSKELRAMGETEQRLYGLSAWRETPYFTDRERAALEWAEAVNSLHVPDEIYENVSKQLSEEEMIDLTLVVNSINVWNRFNIAFKQIPGDYQVGMFG; from the coding sequence ATGGAACCAAGAATCAATTTATTCGAAAAAGGGAAAAAAGCAATTACTCCTATCTTTGGAATTCATCAGTATCTGAAACATTCTTCAATTGACAGACAGCTTATGGAAATCATTAATTTCAGAATTTCCCAGATCAATCAATGTGCTTACTGCCTGGATATGCACTCGAAAGAACTTCGTGCAATGGGTGAAACTGAGCAGCGTCTATATGGGTTAAGCGCATGGAGAGAAACGCCGTACTTTACAGACAGAGAAAGAGCGGCTTTGGAATGGGCAGAAGCAGTGAACAGCCTTCATGTTCCGGATGAAATTTATGAAAATGTAAGTAAACAACTTTCCGAAGAAGAAATGATTGACCTTACTTTGGTTGTAAATTCAATTAATGTCTGGAACAGATTTAATATTGCCTTCAAACAAATTCCCGGAGATTATCAGGTAGGAATGTTTGGATAA
- a CDS encoding GLPGLI family protein, which produces MKNTILLFLFFGMLTNAQINRFFYEYKSIPDSNNKEDIKKEMMLLDIDKKGSSYYSRDKFVSDSTSMAEIQKQIKGGGGSISVNRRESQGATSYKVVKSYPDFKTYLFTRVSTDQYKVKEDQKPEWKILADKQKVGEYNTQKATANYGGREWIAWFSTDIPFQDGPYKFYGLPGLIVKLEDTTGSHIMTLVGNKKIEAPAEQKELEIPGNVRLMGVGGKEIEVTKDQYKKVWKDYVNDPAKNMRQMMMGNSENSKVSFKVRTDGGKEISDPNQVFREIEKRAKESLAKNNNPIEPDLVK; this is translated from the coding sequence ATGAAAAATACTATTTTACTTTTTTTGTTTTTTGGCATGCTTACCAATGCTCAGATCAACCGTTTTTTTTATGAATACAAATCTATTCCGGATTCCAATAATAAAGAAGATATAAAGAAGGAAATGATGTTGTTGGATATTGATAAAAAAGGATCAAGCTATTATAGCCGCGACAAATTTGTGTCAGATTCTACTTCAATGGCAGAAATTCAAAAGCAAATTAAAGGTGGCGGCGGAAGTATCAGTGTCAATAGAAGAGAAAGTCAGGGAGCGACTTCTTATAAAGTAGTGAAATCATATCCTGATTTTAAAACTTACCTTTTTACAAGAGTTTCAACAGATCAGTATAAAGTAAAAGAAGATCAAAAACCGGAATGGAAAATCCTTGCTGATAAGCAAAAAGTAGGTGAATACAATACCCAGAAAGCAACCGCAAATTATGGCGGAAGAGAATGGATAGCTTGGTTCAGTACAGATATTCCTTTTCAGGATGGGCCCTATAAATTCTATGGACTTCCGGGATTAATTGTGAAACTGGAAGATACAACAGGATCACACATAATGACTTTAGTTGGAAATAAGAAAATAGAAGCTCCCGCAGAACAAAAAGAATTGGAAATACCAGGAAATGTAAGACTAATGGGAGTTGGCGGAAAAGAAATTGAAGTAACAAAAGATCAGTACAAAAAAGTCTGGAAAGATTACGTAAACGATCCCGCTAAAAACATGAGACAAATGATGATGGGAAATAGTGAAAATTCAAAAGTATCTTTTAAAGTAAGAACCGATGGCGGAAAAGAAATTTCAGATCCCAATCAGGTTTTTAGAGAAATTGAAAAAAGAGCGAAGGAGTCTTTAGCAAAAAATAACAATCCTATCGAGCCGGATTTAGTAAAATAA
- a CDS encoding CPBP family intramembrane glutamic endopeptidase, whose amino-acid sequence MSLNAKYSLGILLTFVLLALVMIHIFPFINAIKGTTDITAEKFFYSRIAIWLVLIITILYNFVIEKNPFLVWKDKKYSSLFYIGSVICLYFICLIGGNFLNVLVRILTHEKFSDKLLHLSLIFKNNYLLIIFTCLTAGVVEELLMRGYIQPRIEKMYNNPYFGILISAILFGILHSTYGTVGQVVVPFFIGIVFAVFYKLYSNIKILIISHFMYDFVSLMIMNFIDIKHLSAFLTL is encoded by the coding sequence ATGAGTTTGAACGCGAAATATTCTTTAGGGATTTTGCTCACTTTTGTGTTGCTGGCTTTGGTCATGATTCATATATTTCCCTTTATTAACGCAATAAAAGGAACTACAGATATTACGGCTGAAAAGTTTTTCTATTCCAGGATTGCCATTTGGTTGGTTTTGATCATTACAATCCTATATAATTTTGTAATTGAAAAGAATCCTTTTTTAGTTTGGAAAGACAAAAAATATTCATCGCTTTTTTATATTGGATCCGTTATTTGCCTGTATTTCATCTGCTTAATCGGAGGTAATTTTCTGAATGTTTTAGTTAGAATTTTAACCCATGAAAAATTTAGTGATAAACTTTTACACTTAAGTTTAATTTTTAAAAATAATTATTTATTAATTATCTTTACATGCTTAACGGCGGGTGTTGTGGAAGAACTTCTTATGCGTGGCTATATACAGCCGAGGATTGAAAAAATGTATAACAATCCATATTTTGGAATACTGATTTCTGCCATTCTTTTTGGAATTCTTCACAGCACATATGGAACGGTAGGCCAGGTTGTAGTACCTTTTTTTATCGGAATCGTTTTTGCCGTATTTTATAAGCTTTATTCGAACATTAAAATATTGATTATCAGTCATTTTATGTACGATTTTGTATCATTAATGATCATGAACTTTATTGATATTAAACATTTATCTGCATTTTTAACATTATGA